From Rhodamnia argentea isolate NSW1041297 chromosome 10, ASM2092103v1, whole genome shotgun sequence, a single genomic window includes:
- the LOC115752374 gene encoding neurofilament heavy polypeptide: protein MSVLEYPDAMDAPELQIWNNAAFDNGESEDSAAAVALKASWSSVNPVFVKLSESLESDDFSKENRSPECANSQISLKSSIPSKLQSKQSVLEPLSTKAKDPEDKGRTIDAEIQELEKEISRLSSRLEALRLEKAKTGDEKKPRGRVVAAKFMEPKQVGIGRDPDAAKRIEETPLSSAKPKLNRRGLSLGPAEIASSAVKSRPSIKGEITPALSIQNRRKSCFWKLEEIDELKVTKERRKSISATTSPGNARKTFPKIQPQKQAATTAASRRFTKKEEAIIASIQPKRLFKDGEKSVPTKKPGKPGRVVASRYSQITMSAARKRSFPENNNKDEGERVDKRRASAGLNTQGNESKVKKKWEIPSELVVYESKKDDSAAEAMQTPSSIGRISNMLPKITAVRFVNESPRDSGAARRVADLVGRRNYFGGGGNVEEVELQMPFCPALSFIQDDE from the coding sequence ATGAGTGTTCTTGAGTACCCAGATGCGATGGACGCACCCGAGCTTCAGATATGGAACAACGCCGCCTTCGACAATGGAGAATCCGAAGATTCTGCCGCCGCTGTCGCCCTCAAGGCCTCCTGGTCTTCCGTCAACCCCGTCTTCGTGAAGCTCTCTGAATCGCTTGAGTCGGACGATTTCAGCAAAGAAAACCGGAGTCCCGAGTGTGCCAATTCCCAGATTTCGCTCAAATCCTCCATCCCTTCGAAGCTCCAGTCGAAGCAGAGCGTCCTGGAGCCTCTGTCGACCAAAGCCAAAGATCCAGAAGACAAGGGCAGGACCATCGATGCGGAGATTCAGGAGTTAGAGAAGGAGATTTCGCGCTTGTCGTCGAGGCTCGAGGCGCTTCGCCTCGAGAAGGCCAAAACGGGGGATGAGAAAAAGCCCCGTGGGAGAGTGGTTGCAGCCAAGTTCATGGAGCCGAAACAAGTGGGGATCGGAAGGGATCCGGATGCGGCGAAGAGGATCGAGGAAACTCCACTGTCGAGCGCAAAGCCGAAATTGAACCGAAGAGGACTCAGTTTGGGGCCGGCCGAGATTGCTTCAAGCGCTGTCAAATCACGGCCCTCCATCAAGGGAGAGATCACTCCCGCACTGTCGATACAGAACCGGAGGAAATCATGCTTCTGGAAGCTCGAGGAGATCGATGAATTGAAAGTCACGAAGGAGAGAAGGAAGAGCATAAGCGCGACCACAAGCCCAGGTAATGCGCGCAAAACATTCCCCAAAATTCAACCTCAAAAGCAAGCCGCGACGACGGCAGCATCTAGGAGGTTCacgaagaaggaagaagcaATAATTGCCTCGATCCAGCCCAAACGCCTATTCAAAGACGGAGAGAAATCTGTGCCCACAAAGAAGCCAGGAAAGCCGGGTCGGGTTGTGGCCAGCCGGTACAGCCAGATCACTATGAGCGCCGCGAGGAAGAGGTCATTCCCAGAAAATAACAACAAGGATGAGGGCGAGAGGGTCGACAAAAGGCGAGCTTCGGCGGGATTGAATACTCAGGGGAACGAGAGCAAAGTGAAGAAGAAGTGGGAGATTCCGAGCGAATTAGTAGTCTATGAAAGTAAGAAGGACGATTCAGCAGCAGAGGCGATGCAGACCCCATCGTCGATCGGGAGGATAAGCAACATGTTGCCGAAGATAACGGCGGTGAGGTTCGTGAATGAGAGCCCAAGGGACTCGGGAGCTGCGAGGAGAGTGGCTGATTTGGTCGGGAGGAGGAATTATTTCGGCGGCGGTGGCAATGTGGAGGAGGTGGAGCTGCAGATGCCATTTTGTCCGGCTTTGAGCTTCATACAAGATGATGAATGA
- the LOC115752370 gene encoding protein THYLAKOID FORMATION1, chloroplastic: MAAAVASLCFSAIGQSCEKRSLASSTARSFGSNFEGIRFRPSVLSDYGGARTSTSASSSRMVVHCMCTAVDVPTVAQTKQNFLKAYKRPIPSVYNTVLQELLVQQHLMRYKKFYQYDPVFALGFVTVFDQLMEGYSSDEDRESIFLAYIRALNEDPEQYRVDAQKLEEWARNQSSDSLVNFSSREGEIEEKLKDIAERARGKGSFSYSRFFAVGLFRLLELANATEPTVLDKLCAALNINKRSVDRDLDVYRNLLSKLVQAKDLLKEYIDREKRKREERAESQKANEAITKCVGEYQEVGQ; this comes from the exons ATGGCGGCGGCTGTTGCTTCTCTGTGTTTCTCGGCCATCGGTCAATCCTGCGAGAAGAGATCGCTCGCCTCATCGACGGCGCGCAGCTTCGGCTCGAACTTTGAGGGGATTCGGTTCCGTCCGAGTGTATTGTCCGATTATGGAGGAGCGAGGACTTCGACTTCGGCTTCGAGCTCTCGCATGGTCGTTCACTGCATGTGCACTGCAGTAG ATGTTCCCACTGTTGCCCAGACAAAGCAGAACTTTCTCAAGGCATACAAACGACCCATTCCAAGTGTCTACAACACGGTGTTGCAGGAGCTGCTTGTCCAGCAGCATTTGATGCGGTACAAGAAATTCTACCAGTATGATCCTGTGTTTGCCCTTGGTTTTGTGACCGTGTTCGATCAACTCATGGAAGGGTACTCAAGTGATGAGGACAGGGAATCGATTTTTCTGGCATACATTCGAGCCTTGAATGAGGATCCAGAGCAATACAG AGTTGATGCACAAAAGTTGGAAGAATGGGCCCGCAACCAAAGTTCAGACTCATTAGTTAATTTTTCATCTAGAGAAGGGGAAATTGAAGAGAAGTTGAAGGACATTGCCGAAAGAGCTAGGGGTAAGGGGAGTTTTAGCTATAGCCGCTTCTTCGCCGTGGGCCTTTTTCGTCTTCTTGAACTGGCAAATGCAACAGAGCCTACTGTATTAGATAAG CTCTGTGCTGCTTTAAATATAAACAAGAGAAGTGTGGACCGTGATCTTGATGTATACCGTAACCTGCTCTCCAAGCTGGTTCAGGCGAAGGATTTACTGAAAGAATATATTGACAG GGAGAAGAGGAAACGAGAAGAAAGGGCAGAGTCCCAGAAGGCTAATGAGGCTATCACAAAATGCGTAGGGGAGTACCAAGAAGTTGGCCAATAG